The following DNA comes from Flavisolibacter ginsenosidimutans.
CGGATTCGCGGCGCCTTCACCACCGACGGAAAACTGGCAAACAACCGCGAAACCATCTTCAACAACCCGCCAAATCCGTACAAGGTTAGTTTGCTGAGTGCTTACGCACAGGACGAAATTTCCGTCGCAAAAAACTTCAAACTGACGCCGGGACTGCGTCTTGATTATTCTGGTTTGGCCGACCAACCGGTGACCGATCCCGCGTTGAACTCGGTTGCTGATTACAATTCGCCCAACCCAACCTACACGCATACACCTTTCAACCAGCTGACGAACAAGTGGCTGGGCAAGGCTACCCTTTCTCCGCGCCTTGGTTTCAATTGGGATGTAAACAATAACCAATCGGTTGTAGTGCGCGGCGGTACAGGCATCTTTACGGGCAGAATTCCCTTTGCGTGGCTGGGCTATGCTTACACGCTTAACGGCACAACCTACGGAAACATCGATTACAGGCCATCGAGCGGGCAGGTTGTACCGCTTGCCGTCAATCCACTTTACCTGAAGGACACCGTAACAAAGTACGGCGGCGCCAGCGCCAGCAATACGAGAGAAGTGGACGTGATCGACAACAATTTCAAGATGCCTACAATCTGGCGTTCGAACGTAGCCGTTGATTTTAAATTCGGCAAAGGTTATAAGCTAACCCTTGATGCCTTGTACACCAAAACATTGTACGATGTGAAGTTCCAGCAGATCAACATTAAGGACAGTGTGCAGTACTATTCTAACGGCCCCACACAGTCACCGGTTTACGTAGGCGGTAAATTATACAATCCGTATTCAAACGTTTACCTGCTGACGAATACTACGCAAGGCTACCGTTATAACCTGACCGCACAAATTTCAAATACCACGAACAATATTGGAATGAGCACGCACCGTTTGAACACAAACTGGAGCGTGGCTTATACCTACGGCATGAGTAAGGACGTTGCCAACGGCATTCGCAATTCCTTCCAGTCAAATTACGAGGTAAACCCCGCGATCATACCAAGCAGTCCTGTTTTGTCTTATTCCAACTTCGATTTACGTCACCGCATCGTGGCCACACTGGGCGGAACGATGGCTTGGAACGGAACGAACAGCACATCGCTGGCTTTCTTTTACTCCGGCCAGTCCGGCAGCCCGTATTCAGTTGTTTATGCTTCAGGTGGTGCACCATTCGGCAATGCGGCCAACGCCAACCTGCCTTATATTCCAAAAAGCCAAAGCGACATTCGTTTGGTTGACAAAGGTTCGTACACTGCCGCGCAACAATGGGCTGATCTGAATACATTTATTGAGAGCGATTCTTACTTACGAATGCATCGTGGGCAGTACGCAGAAAGAAACGCATTGCGTACACCCTGGAACCACGAACTTGATGTGAAGTTGATGCACGAGTTCAAGTTGAGCAGGAAAGACAAGAGCAAAACGTTGCAGTTGAGTCTCGACATTTTCAACGTACTGAACCTGTTGAACAACGACTGGGGCCACATTGCCTTTGTAACAAACGTGAATAACTATACGGTAAACCTGCTCACGTTTGCTGCTGATCCGTCGGTTACAAACCCGGCCTTGATTGATCCGGTAAAGAATCCAACAGGCATTATTCCCATTGGTAAGCCTTCTTCAGGATATTTGCCCGCGTTTACGTTTAACAAGCCCACGGGTGTAAACGGACAGTACTACACGGTTGACCCGCTCAACTCCCGCTGGCAAGGCCAACTGGGTGTGAAGTTCAACTTCTAATCAGCTTTTATCTTCTTTCAAAAGCCGCTAAATTTTTAGCGGCTTTTTCTTTCACGGCTGTTTTTTTGGCATTGTTTTTTAAAGAAGATGGGTAGTTGAAAAATGTGTGTTATGAAACGGAGAATGGAAAACACCCGAAGACGAATTAAAATAAAAGAAGTGAACAGCATTTTGGCTCACGCAGCGGCGTTGATGTTAACGGGCGTTCCACCGGTTGTGTGCGAAACCGTGCTCGATGAATTTTACAGCTCGGTGAGGAAGTCGTTTGAAAGGATGAAGGTCTAGGCGTTGAGGCGACCAATGTTTTACAGCGCAGGCTCTATTGCTTGATTGTTATTTTGTTGTTTCGCTTCCCATTTGTTTGCCTAATTTTTCGTATTCGACATCGTTGGGTTCCCAGAGTTCCACTTTGTTTCCTTCAACGTCAAGAATGTGAACAAACTTGCCGTAGTCGTACGTTTCGATGGCATCCAAAACTGTTACGCCGTTTTTCTTTAATTCTTCAACAAGGGCTTTAAGATTTTCAACCCTGTAATTAATCATGAACTCTTTCGTAGAAGGCTCAAAGTATTTCGTTGTTTCTTTAAACGGGCTCCATTGCGTAAATCCTTTCTTTGTGCTATCCGCACCTTGGTGCCATTCAAAAACGGCCCCGTATTGATTTGTGTTTAACCCAAGATTTGTCTTGTACCACTCCCGCATTTTGCTGGCGTCTTTGCATTTGAAAAAAATGCCGCCAATGCCCGTTACCTTTTTCAGTGTTGCTTTCTTCTCGGATTGGTTTGAGGTGATTGTCTGAACTGCAAAACCGAAACAGAAAGAGATTGCGATAATTAGAATGAGTAAAGCCGTCTTTTTCATTTTTGAAAATGGTTTTGGCATTTGTGGTTTTGTGCAGTAGCCATAAATATATTCTGATTTCAAAAGAAGTCTACTGGCAACTTTTTGCCTCATTCCTTCTTCCTATCCAGCGTAAACCCAATCGTCGTGCCCACATCTTCCTTGCTGCGCACATGAATGGTGTGGCCGTGCGCCTCGATGATGTGCTTGCAAATGGACAGGCCAAGGCCGCTGCCCTTCACGTCTTTGTTGCGGCCGCCGGCGGTGCGGTAAAAGCGTTCAAAAATGCGGTTCAAATATTTTTCGGGAATGCCGATGCCGTTGTCGCTGATCTCTACCAAAATATTTTTTTCATCCGTGTTGTAAACACTGGCCACAATGTGCCCGCCGCTTTTGCCGTACTTGATGGCGTTGTCAATTAAGTTGGAAACCACCTGCTGAATTTTTTCTTTGTCGGCATATACAATCATTGGCCGTTCGCAACCTTTTTTAAAAGAAAAATCAATGTCCGCTTCTTCGGCTTTGATGGAAAGACTTTCAAAGGCTTCGCGTATCACATCCTGAATGACAAAGTTTTGCGGCGAGAGTTTTAATTCGCCTCTTTCCAGTTTTGAGATCGCATCAAGGTCTTGTATCAGGTTGGTCAAACGTTCCGCATTCTTCCCGGCTTTCTCCAAAAAACGTCTGTTCACTTCGGGGTTTTCCAGAGCCCCGTTCAGCAGCGTGTCAATGTAACCCTGAATGGCAAAGACCGGCGTTTTAAATTCGTGCGAAAGGTTCTGCAAAAACTCGCGGCGGTAGGTTTCGTTGCGTTTTAAAATGTTCACTTCGCGGCTTTGTTGCTTGGCCCATGCTTCCACGTCTTCGCGAACTTCGTCAATGCTTTTTTGCGGCAAAATGTATTTGTAGTATGTCTCCTCCCGCTTGGTGGCCTTGGTTTGATTGATGAACTTGTAAATGAGTTTTATTTTCCGGTAAATAAAATTTTGAATGATGGAAAAGATGAGAAAATAACTGCCGAGAAAAATAACGGCGAAAGCAATAACGCCAATCAACCATTGACCCTCTAAAAGATAAATGCCAAGACTGATAGGAATGGACAGAATTAAGGCCGTGAAGGCCGAGAGTTTTTTGGGAGAAAGATTTTTGACGTTGAACATAAAAGACAAAAATAACGGCCCTTCCCACCGGAAAGGTCGGGTTGGGCCTACATCTCAAACTTATAGCCCACGCCCTTCACCGTTGTAATGCAATCCACGCCCAGCTTCTGGCGTATTTTACGAATGTGCACATCAATAGTGCGGTCGCCAACAATAACGTCCGCCCCCCAAACCTGGCTCAGAATTTCGTTGCGCAAAAAAACGCGGCCGGGTTTAGAGGCCAGCAAATACAAAAGCTCAAATTCTTTTTTTGCAAGCACAATTTCTTTTCCGCCGTAAACGACCAGAAAGCGTTCCGGGTCTATCGTCAGCTCGCCGATTTGGATGTTCTTGTTTTCGACTGGCTTTACGCGGCGCAGCAGGGCATTTACTTTGCTTACGAATACCGAAGGACTTACCGGCTTGGTCACGTAATCATCGGCGCCGGTATCAAAGCCTTTGAGCTGTGTGGTCTCGTCGCTCAACGCCGTTAAAAACATAATCAGCGTGTCTTTAAAAGCCGTTTGCGTACGCAGAATTTCGCAAACTTCCATGCCGCTTTTCTTGGGCATCATCATGTCCAGCACAATTAAATCAGGTGCGGTTTGTTTGGCCTTGTGTACCGCTTCGTCGCCGTCTTTTGCCGTGATAACCGAATAGCCTTCTTTGGCCAGGTTGTAACTCAGTATCTCCAAAATATCCGGTTCGTCATCGGCGATTAAAACCTTTCGGCCTTTGGGTTCCATGCTTTGTTTACTTTGGGCAAACGTACAGGAAAAGCGAAAACAGCTTTGCGGTAATGAAGACTTAATGAAAAGATAACGGGAGAAAGGAGTTGGGAGGTAGAATGTAGGAGATGGGAGATGAGTGTGAAAAATTGTCTGCTATACTGTTTTCAACCGGGGGCTTTCATTTTTGAATATGTTGTTTGGCTTTCTGTATTCTATCTCCTACCTCCTTTCTCCTTCTCCTGAATTCTGAACTCCTTAACCACCCTTTCTCCCGCCCGGTATTAAATTTGCCACATGAGGCGAATGACTTACCCTTTCTGGCTGATCACCTTTCTTTTTTTCGGTATTTCTTCGGTTGCGGTGGCACAAAACTCCGTTGGCGCGGGCTGCAAGCCGCCCATTAGCCGGGTTCGCTGGCACGATGAAATTGACAAAGCGCAAAAGCACCTCCTCGACCAAAAGCTAAACGCCGGCGACAACGACGACCTGAATTTTTTTGTAAACGCCGCCCTCACCAAGCGGGTAGATGCCCTGCAATGCGCCATTGAAGCCGATGCTAGCATGCGGGAGCAGCAAAAAATCGCTTACCTGCGCGGCATTGAATACCTGCTTCGCAATTTTTCGA
Coding sequences within:
- a CDS encoding response regulator transcription factor, encoding MEPKGRKVLIADDEPDILEILSYNLAKEGYSVITAKDGDEAVHKAKQTAPDLIVLDMMMPKKSGMEVCEILRTQTAFKDTLIMFLTALSDETTQLKGFDTGADDYVTKPVSPSVFVSKVNALLRRVKPVENKNIQIGELTIDPERFLVVYGGKEIVLAKKEFELLYLLASKPGRVFLRNEILSQVWGADVIVGDRTIDVHIRKIRQKLGVDCITTVKGVGYKFEM
- a CDS encoding VOC family protein is translated as MKKTALLILIIAISFCFGFAVQTITSNQSEKKATLKKVTGIGGIFFKCKDASKMREWYKTNLGLNTNQYGAVFEWHQGADSTKKGFTQWSPFKETTKYFEPSTKEFMINYRVENLKALVEELKKNGVTVLDAIETYDYGKFVHILDVEGNKVELWEPNDVEYEKLGKQMGSETTK
- a CDS encoding TonB-dependent receptor produces the protein MSSSLRKLLSFLLFLFPLFSFAQETTATLSGRITDGKGTPVEGATVATVYEPTGTKASTQTNNKGLFVLPNLKPGGPYTVAVSYVGFEEQKFENINLTLGNNPDLVVGLKNNDKALQEVVIQSARRPALNGVTIGRQQLSTLPTLGRSLSDFTRLTPQSNNNSFAGTNFRYNNVTLDGAINNDAIGFSNSFGGMSGGGQSGTAGAGTRTNPYSLDVIQEVQVQLAPYDVKLGNFTGGSVNAVTKSGTNAIHGSVYGYGRTQALVGKSVDGTNSKIGSDFHDYQWGATVGGPIVKNKAFYIFNFEQTRRQEPTFYNAGDPGAAISVADAQAIKNTLMSKYGYDVGSYDKYKIFTNSDKFFGRLDFNISPKSTLTLRGIYTNGWGNNLERTTTNFQFSSTDFTQHTKNYNLVAELKTRISNNLNNQLNVSYINVHEYRDFPGTLSPFMDIGSGAIWAGTWREASIYNMKQRTVELTDNLTFTKGINKFTFGTHNEFYNLTYGFINSWNGRWEYSSVPNFLADKPSRIRGAFTTDGKLANNRETIFNNPPNPYKVSLLSAYAQDEISVAKNFKLTPGLRLDYSGLADQPVTDPALNSVADYNSPNPTYTHTPFNQLTNKWLGKATLSPRLGFNWDVNNNQSVVVRGGTGIFTGRIPFAWLGYAYTLNGTTYGNIDYRPSSGQVVPLAVNPLYLKDTVTKYGGASASNTREVDVIDNNFKMPTIWRSNVAVDFKFGKGYKLTLDALYTKTLYDVKFQQINIKDSVQYYSNGPTQSPVYVGGKLYNPYSNVYLLTNTTQGYRYNLTAQISNTTNNIGMSTHRLNTNWSVAYTYGMSKDVANGIRNSFQSNYEVNPAIIPSSPVLSYSNFDLRHRIVATLGGTMAWNGTNSTSLAFFYSGQSGSPYSVVYASGGAPFGNAANANLPYIPKSQSDIRLVDKGSYTAAQQWADLNTFIESDSYLRMHRGQYAERNALRTPWNHELDVKLMHEFKLSRKDKSKTLQLSLDIFNVLNLLNNDWGHIAFVTNVNNYTVNLLTFAADPSVTNPALIDPVKNPTGIIPIGKPSSGYLPAFTFNKPTGVNGQYYTVDPLNSRWQGQLGVKFNF
- a CDS encoding sensor histidine kinase; amino-acid sequence: MFNVKNLSPKKLSAFTALILSIPISLGIYLLEGQWLIGVIAFAVIFLGSYFLIFSIIQNFIYRKIKLIYKFINQTKATKREETYYKYILPQKSIDEVREDVEAWAKQQSREVNILKRNETYRREFLQNLSHEFKTPVFAIQGYIDTLLNGALENPEVNRRFLEKAGKNAERLTNLIQDLDAISKLERGELKLSPQNFVIQDVIREAFESLSIKAEEADIDFSFKKGCERPMIVYADKEKIQQVVSNLIDNAIKYGKSGGHIVASVYNTDEKNILVEISDNGIGIPEKYLNRIFERFYRTAGGRNKDVKGSGLGLSICKHIIEAHGHTIHVRSKEDVGTTIGFTLDRKKE